In Eriocheir sinensis breed Jianghai 21 chromosome 64, ASM2467909v1, whole genome shotgun sequence, one DNA window encodes the following:
- the LOC126987179 gene encoding transmembrane protein 134-like produces MSRQPRGRPTFSIEDAFEEEPEDVVRMYGATTERSPLKPKGGTAMEDSGGARGADSGGGKSLMVLPDVDAVSRDSDSLIPGDGGGGGGGAGYGSSQWWFRHPKVREKWRVVAAAFVLLLVGLVLLVVGIVVEAVPLESLSGSVFIIAGLICFIPGAYHVVYVLLAVWGRRGYDFYNLPLFN; encoded by the exons ATGTCTCGGCAGCCTCGCGGTCGCCCAACCTTCAGCATCGAGGACGCCTTCGAGGAGGAGCCGGAGGATGTGGTGCGGATGTACGGCGCAACCACTGAGCGCTCGCCCCTCAAACCCAAGGGGGGCACCGCCATGGAGGACTCAGGGGGCGCGCGGGGGGCCGACTCAGGGGGCGGGAAGAGCCTAATGGTCCTGCCTGACGTGGAT gcTGTATCCCGGGATAGCGACTCACTCATCCCAGGGGACggaggcggcgggggtggcggggcAGGCTATGGCTCCTCCCAGTGGTGGTTCCGGCATCCCAAAGTACGGGAGAAGTGGCGTGTGGTGGCTGCCGCGTTCGTGCTGCTCCTCGTCGGCCTGG tTCTCCTAGTGGTCGGCATCGTGGTGGAGGCTGTACCCTTAGAGAGCCTATCCGGGTCGGTCTTTATCATCGCCGGGCTAATCTGCTTCATCCCGGGGGCCTACCATGTGGTCTACGTGCTCCTGGCGGTCTGGGGCAGGCGTGGGTATGACTTCTATAACCTGCCGCTGTTTAACTGA